Proteins co-encoded in one Stenotrophomonas maltophilia genomic window:
- a CDS encoding HlyD family secretion protein produces the protein MSDVLHDEATTPPGKRRMGPILAVVLLVVVVLGLWLAWRSPADQIQGMADADTINVAAKITARVAELKVREGDRVQPGQVLFLLDSPEVAAKEQQAHGALAAAQAVADKADEGARSEDIRAAEANWKRAEAGATLAEATYQRVQNLFNEGVMTRQKRDEAHAQATSSRELARAARAQYDMALAGAREQDKRAAQGQVQQAQGAVAEVNAARAEVEGRAPMAGEINKRMADPGELVPAGYPVFTLVDIDRMWVAMNLRESQMQGLKVGSKLRGNVPALGQDAEFEVYFINPAGDYATWRTTRQSSGYDVRSFEVRVRPVRRIEGFRPGMSVLFAWPQH, from the coding sequence ATGAGTGATGTGCTGCACGACGAAGCGACGACGCCCCCGGGCAAGCGCCGGATGGGCCCGATTCTAGCGGTGGTGCTGCTGGTCGTGGTGGTGCTCGGGTTGTGGCTGGCCTGGCGCAGCCCGGCCGACCAGATCCAGGGCATGGCCGATGCGGACACCATCAACGTGGCCGCCAAGATCACTGCGCGCGTGGCCGAACTGAAGGTGCGAGAGGGTGACCGCGTGCAGCCCGGGCAGGTGCTGTTCCTGCTCGACAGCCCCGAAGTGGCCGCCAAGGAACAGCAGGCCCACGGTGCCCTGGCCGCCGCACAGGCGGTGGCCGACAAGGCCGACGAAGGCGCGCGCAGCGAAGACATCCGCGCTGCGGAAGCGAACTGGAAGCGCGCCGAAGCCGGTGCGACGCTGGCCGAAGCCACCTACCAGCGCGTGCAGAACCTGTTCAACGAAGGGGTGATGACCCGGCAGAAGCGCGACGAAGCGCATGCCCAGGCCACCAGTTCGCGCGAACTGGCGCGTGCCGCCCGCGCGCAGTACGACATGGCATTGGCCGGCGCGCGCGAGCAGGACAAGCGCGCCGCGCAGGGCCAGGTGCAGCAGGCGCAGGGCGCGGTGGCCGAGGTCAACGCCGCGCGTGCCGAAGTGGAAGGGCGCGCGCCGATGGCGGGCGAGATCAACAAGCGCATGGCCGACCCGGGCGAACTGGTGCCGGCCGGCTACCCGGTATTCACCCTGGTCGACATCGACCGCATGTGGGTGGCGATGAACCTGCGCGAATCGCAGATGCAGGGCCTGAAGGTCGGCAGCAAGCTGCGCGGCAACGTGCCGGCGCTTGGGCAGGACGCTGAGTTCGAGGTCTATTTCATCAACCCGGCCGGTGACTATGCGACCTGGCGTACCACCCGCCAGTCGTCGGGCTACGACGTTCGCAGCTTCGAGGTGCGGGTGCGCCCGGTACGCCGCATCGAGGGCTTCCGCCCCGGCATGAGCGTGCTGTTCGCATGGCCCCAGCACTGA
- a CDS encoding ABC transporter permease, with protein sequence MAPALSPGTGGFAASWRRELRALRGNRADLMLVTLLPLLMLVLMAWMFTPSVMRDIPIAVVDLDHSSDSRLLLRMLDASPGVRIASQPADMEDARSQLRRLDVFAIVLVPRDVTRQALRGRQGTVFAYYNATYMTTGQSAARDIGDAVSAWNARLLRERIGLQVGPGKLRAAPIAVQSDILYNPARSYELFLLPLIFPAVLSLVLALAVAGSLGREIRDGTLPAWLGGTPWSAIAGKVAPYILLFSLYGALGLGYLAWLRGDGVAGSVLLLLLAQPLFYLATAAYALFFVGITRDMGTALSAVGLSIGTALAFSSATFPVLDGPLFTRVWHQLLPLSAYIKLQTQQQFVGSPLLVSLWPLATLLLMSLVAGGIGGMRLIAFSRTPEAAQPAGADA encoded by the coding sequence ATGGCCCCAGCACTGAGCCCGGGCACGGGCGGCTTCGCCGCTTCGTGGCGGCGCGAGCTGCGTGCGCTGCGCGGCAACCGCGCCGATCTGATGCTGGTTACCCTGCTGCCGCTGCTGATGCTGGTGCTGATGGCGTGGATGTTCACGCCCTCGGTGATGCGCGATATCCCCATTGCCGTGGTCGATCTTGATCACAGCAGTGACAGCCGCCTGCTGCTGCGCATGCTCGACGCCAGCCCCGGCGTACGCATCGCCAGCCAGCCAGCCGACATGGAGGACGCACGTTCGCAGCTGCGCCGCCTGGACGTGTTCGCGATCGTGCTGGTGCCGCGCGATGTCACCCGCCAGGCGCTGCGTGGCCGCCAGGGAACGGTGTTCGCCTATTACAACGCCACCTACATGACCACCGGGCAGTCCGCCGCGCGTGATATCGGCGATGCGGTCTCGGCCTGGAACGCACGCCTGCTGCGCGAGCGCATCGGCCTGCAGGTCGGCCCGGGCAAACTGCGTGCCGCACCGATCGCGGTGCAGTCGGACATCCTCTACAACCCGGCACGGAGCTACGAGCTGTTCCTGCTGCCGCTGATCTTCCCGGCGGTGCTGTCGCTGGTGCTGGCACTGGCCGTGGCCGGCAGCCTCGGCCGCGAGATCCGCGACGGCACCCTGCCCGCCTGGCTGGGCGGCACGCCATGGTCGGCGATTGCCGGCAAGGTCGCGCCGTACATCCTGCTGTTCTCGCTGTATGGCGCGCTCGGGCTGGGCTACCTCGCCTGGTTGCGCGGCGATGGCGTGGCCGGCAGCGTGCTGCTGTTGTTGCTCGCGCAGCCGCTGTTCTACCTCGCCACCGCCGCCTACGCGCTGTTCTTCGTCGGCATCACCCGCGACATGGGCACCGCACTGTCCGCCGTGGGCCTCAGCATCGGCACCGCGCTGGCATTCTCCAGCGCCACCTTCCCGGTGCTGGACGGTCCGTTGTTCACCCGTGTCTGGCATCAGCTGCTGCCGCTCAGTGCCTACATCAAGCTGCAGACCCAGCAGCAGTTCGTCGGCTCGCCGCTGCTGGTCTCGTTGTGGCCACTGGCTACGCTGCTGCTGATGTCCCTGGTGGCGGGCGGCATCGGCGGAATGCGCCTGATCGCCTTCTCGCGTACGCCCGAAGCCGCACAGCCTGCGGGGGCCGACGCATGA
- a CDS encoding ABC transporter permease yields MSAVWRSLRQTLMAVLCDRYAIVVMVGAVILYSFFYPAAYRHQVAGNLPVLVVDEDHSATSRELLRKLDALRVARVVGQPADIDSARQQLEAGHAEGIVLIPANLERDILRGHPAKLVLLGNGAYLGRASWVLGSVADALGAFGRDAVVGQAAFMGAPQAPPVTLVQRPLYNTQEGYGSAIVPGVAELIVHQTLLMGIGVLLGGRRLALGRRLRFDLPTLTGMALGFGLIGLFGLFYYAGFTAWVQDYPRGGNPLGQLLGGTLFIAATVAFGLFVGSFFRTRERAFQYIIATSIPLFFLANLSWPAVMTPQPLVWLAQLLPTTSGINLMVRLNQMDARLADVSHELITLTALLLLYGSLAAHRLLAKKEDGGD; encoded by the coding sequence ATGAGTGCAGTGTGGCGCAGCCTGCGGCAGACCCTGATGGCGGTGCTGTGCGACCGCTACGCGATCGTGGTGATGGTCGGTGCGGTCATCCTGTACTCGTTCTTCTACCCGGCCGCGTATCGCCACCAGGTGGCCGGCAACCTGCCGGTGCTGGTAGTGGACGAAGACCACAGCGCCACCAGCCGCGAACTGCTGCGCAAGCTCGACGCGCTGCGGGTTGCCCGTGTGGTCGGACAACCGGCCGACATCGACAGCGCACGCCAGCAGCTGGAAGCCGGCCACGCCGAGGGCATCGTGCTGATCCCGGCCAACCTGGAGCGCGACATCCTGCGTGGGCACCCGGCCAAGCTGGTGCTGCTCGGCAACGGTGCGTACCTGGGCCGCGCCAGCTGGGTGCTGGGCAGCGTGGCCGATGCACTGGGCGCGTTCGGGCGGGATGCGGTGGTCGGCCAGGCCGCCTTCATGGGCGCACCGCAGGCACCGCCGGTCACGCTGGTGCAGCGCCCGCTGTACAACACCCAGGAAGGCTATGGCAGCGCTATCGTGCCCGGCGTGGCCGAGCTGATCGTGCACCAGACCCTGTTGATGGGCATCGGCGTGCTGCTCGGCGGCCGCCGCCTCGCGCTGGGGCGGCGACTGCGCTTCGACCTGCCGACGCTGACCGGCATGGCATTGGGCTTTGGCCTGATCGGCCTGTTCGGTCTGTTCTACTACGCCGGCTTCACCGCCTGGGTGCAGGACTATCCGCGCGGTGGCAATCCGCTGGGCCAGCTGCTGGGTGGCACCTTGTTCATCGCCGCCACGGTGGCGTTCGGCCTGTTCGTCGGCAGCTTCTTCCGCACCCGCGAACGCGCGTTCCAGTACATCATCGCCACCTCGATCCCGCTGTTCTTCCTGGCCAACCTGTCGTGGCCGGCAGTGATGACGCCGCAACCGCTGGTCTGGCTGGCGCAGCTGCTGCCGACCACCTCCGGCATCAACCTGATGGTGCGCCTGAACCAGATGGACGCCCGCCTGGCCGACGTCAGCCACGAACTGATCACCCTCACCGCCCTGTTGCTGCTCTACGGCAGCCTCGCCGCCCACCGCCTCCTCGCCAAAAAAGAGGACGGAGGGGATTAA
- a CDS encoding efflux RND transporter permease subunit, which yields MNESPLVESRVPVAEVDPAPEATARFGRLRERTDELELFISGLLAFALLAVPGYLFDAWARSSLHTEGMYFQVLWFGFSISVGMCYVLAVALIAHLTVRGYWIGLIGLKSHFPKGIDWERLQHMGPVSRAFLKARDGGLDGSIERADRLATLLFSTTLLAVQTLAGTLVVAVLTLCAAMAISALAGGAERVGMTVVATVLTSLFALALVPAVLERAIARRQRRGQSSDRQQRWLQRFLGAMQRIPLLRLMQAMQLTLQSNLRSRSFMVAYLLAVMVAMVLGGVQVLGSLKFSLFNRYQVMTDEAVEHGMLSAHYESLRSAHDQLLPYPMIPSDTISGSRLRVFIPHRPQRDNPLARQHCTALPGARNEATGMQAANAAVECLSRLWQVQLDGTPVDLHDFMPMERRDLDMRGLVGYLPTAGLTPGRHDLSLVWNAEGGTRGGDRRREFRIPFWYAPDP from the coding sequence GTGAACGAATCACCCCTGGTTGAGTCGCGCGTGCCGGTTGCCGAGGTCGATCCAGCACCGGAAGCGACAGCGCGCTTCGGCCGACTGCGCGAGCGTACCGACGAGCTCGAATTGTTCATTTCCGGCCTGCTGGCGTTTGCGCTGTTGGCGGTGCCCGGTTACCTGTTTGATGCCTGGGCGCGCAGCAGCCTGCACACCGAAGGCATGTACTTCCAGGTGCTCTGGTTTGGTTTCAGCATCAGCGTAGGCATGTGCTACGTACTGGCGGTGGCGCTGATCGCGCACCTGACCGTGCGCGGCTACTGGATCGGGCTGATCGGGTTGAAATCGCACTTTCCCAAGGGCATCGACTGGGAGCGGCTGCAGCACATGGGCCCGGTATCGCGTGCTTTCCTCAAGGCCCGCGACGGCGGCCTGGACGGCAGCATCGAGCGCGCCGACCGCCTGGCCACGCTGCTTTTCTCCACCACGCTGCTGGCGGTGCAGACGCTGGCGGGCACCCTGGTGGTTGCCGTGCTCACGCTGTGCGCGGCGATGGCGATCAGCGCACTGGCCGGGGGGGCGGAGCGCGTCGGCATGACGGTGGTGGCAACGGTGCTGACCAGCCTGTTCGCGCTCGCGCTGGTGCCGGCGGTGCTGGAACGTGCCATTGCACGCCGGCAGCGGCGCGGCCAGTCCTCCGATCGTCAGCAACGCTGGCTGCAGCGCTTTCTGGGGGCCATGCAGCGCATTCCCCTGCTGCGTCTGATGCAGGCGATGCAGTTGACGTTGCAGAGCAACCTGCGCTCGCGTTCGTTCATGGTGGCCTACCTGCTGGCGGTAATGGTGGCGATGGTGCTGGGCGGAGTGCAGGTGCTGGGGTCGCTGAAGTTCTCGCTGTTCAACCGTTATCAGGTGATGACCGATGAAGCGGTCGAACACGGCATGCTTAGTGCGCACTACGAGTCGCTGCGCTCCGCGCACGATCAGCTGTTGCCGTATCCGATGATTCCGTCCGACACGATCAGCGGTTCGCGACTGCGCGTGTTTATTCCGCATCGGCCGCAGCGTGACAACCCGCTGGCCCGCCAGCACTGCACCGCGCTGCCGGGCGCCCGCAACGAAGCGACCGGCATGCAGGCGGCCAATGCGGCAGTGGAGTGCCTGTCGCGGCTATGGCAGGTGCAGCTGGACGGTACGCCGGTGGATCTGCACGACTTCATGCCGATGGAGCGTCGCGACCTCGACATGCGTGGCCTGGTGGGCTATCTGCCAACGGCTGGGCTGACGCCGGGGCGGCATGATCTGTCGCTGGTATGGAATGCGGAGGGCGGCACGCGCGGAGGTGATCGTCGCCGCGAGTTCCGCATCCCGTTCTGGTACGCCCCAGACCCCTAA
- a CDS encoding glycine zipper 2TM domain-containing protein yields MAMKTSTRLLVLGTLLAASSVAGAQTYGPRDEGRRFNDGSRVVCKNVEVQRNSRDPNRIAGTATGAVIGGLLGNQVGGGNGKKLATVAGAVAGGAAGRQIQGNSQQKNGDRVVERRCERVYR; encoded by the coding sequence ATGGCCATGAAGACCTCGACCCGATTGCTTGTGCTGGGCACGCTGCTGGCGGCATCGTCGGTGGCCGGCGCCCAGACCTATGGCCCGCGCGATGAGGGACGCCGTTTCAACGATGGCAGCCGCGTGGTCTGCAAGAACGTGGAAGTGCAGCGCAACTCGCGCGATCCCAACCGTATTGCCGGCACGGCGACCGGCGCGGTGATCGGTGGCCTGTTGGGCAACCAGGTGGGTGGCGGCAACGGCAAGAAGCTCGCCACCGTGGCCGGTGCCGTGGCCGGTGGTGCGGCGGGGCGGCAGATCCAGGGCAACAGCCAGCAGAAGAACGGCGATCGCGTGGTCGAACGCCGCTGCGAGCGCGTCTACCGCTGA
- a CDS encoding methyl-accepting chemotaxis protein, with protein sequence MLALRNLRVGSRLGAGFGLLLLFILAIVGLVLYGNHLKSAQFGKVVDVNMVKMRLLNDMLDTNNAMLMHRRLMVIKRGEDFDKDYQQALQLSHTYDGIWARYVKIPRDATGDTLVARIEAARKATEVSTGQLHARMKAGDFDGAARELLAEHGLATAWNESISALLRHQESLTARSREEYRATEAWTGTLSMVFGALSLLLGSLAAWAITRSLTRPLAGAVKLADGIASGRLDTAIDASGNDEVTQLLKSMQRMQAQVQAVMAAQGELARQHDAGSLSYRMDESAFPGDYGRMVRETNALVGSHVQVQNRLIEVMKHYARGDLSVDMDPLPGEKAAITQAMDETKRSLSAINGEIRRLATAAAAGDFSQRGDEARFSYEFGDMVAGLNRLMQTTDENLVQVSTLLQAISRGDLTVRMEGDFHGVFARMRDDCNATVDQLKQIVGRIQSSASSITLAAGEIAAGNTDLSRRTEQQAANLEETAASMEELTSTVKQNAEHARQANHLAIGAHGVATQGGDVVGQVVTTMSAIEAASKKIAEIISVIDGIAFQTNILALNAAVEAARAGEQGRGFAVVASEVRTLAQRSAGAAKEIKGLIEDSVGKVADGSALVRQAGTTMGEIVASVQRVTDIMADISAASQEQSSGIEQVNQAVVQMDETTQQNAALVEEASAAARSMAEQANLLSEAVAVFRTGAVAAATSVPRALAAVAASIAPVRRPATLSPRIEQTLAANAGGWEEF encoded by the coding sequence ATGCTCGCCTTACGCAACCTCCGTGTGGGTTCCCGGCTGGGGGCCGGGTTTGGTCTGCTGCTCCTGTTCATTCTGGCCATTGTCGGCCTGGTGCTGTACGGAAATCACCTCAAGTCCGCCCAGTTCGGAAAGGTGGTGGACGTGAACATGGTGAAGATGCGGCTGTTGAACGACATGCTCGATACCAACAACGCGATGCTGATGCACCGGCGGTTGATGGTGATCAAGCGCGGCGAGGATTTCGACAAGGATTATCAGCAGGCCCTGCAGCTGTCGCATACCTACGACGGTATATGGGCGCGTTACGTCAAGATTCCGCGCGACGCTACCGGCGATACGCTGGTGGCGAGAATCGAGGCGGCGCGCAAGGCTACCGAGGTTTCCACCGGTCAGCTGCATGCACGCATGAAGGCCGGTGATTTCGACGGTGCCGCCCGGGAACTGCTGGCCGAGCATGGTCTGGCGACAGCGTGGAATGAATCCATTTCCGCGCTGCTGCGCCACCAGGAATCGCTGACCGCGCGCAGCCGCGAAGAGTATCGCGCCACCGAGGCCTGGACCGGCACGCTGTCGATGGTATTTGGTGCACTGAGCCTGCTGCTGGGGTCATTGGCGGCCTGGGCGATCACCCGCAGCCTGACCCGCCCGTTGGCGGGGGCGGTGAAGCTGGCCGACGGTATCGCCAGCGGACGCCTGGACACTGCCATCGACGCCTCGGGCAACGATGAGGTGACCCAGCTGCTGAAGTCTATGCAGCGCATGCAGGCCCAGGTGCAGGCGGTGATGGCGGCACAGGGCGAGCTGGCCCGCCAGCACGATGCGGGAAGTCTCAGCTATCGCATGGACGAGAGCGCGTTCCCGGGCGACTACGGACGCATGGTGCGCGAGACCAATGCCCTGGTGGGCTCGCACGTACAGGTGCAGAACCGCTTGATCGAAGTGATGAAGCACTACGCGCGCGGTGACCTGTCGGTGGACATGGATCCGTTGCCGGGCGAGAAGGCGGCGATCACCCAGGCCATGGACGAGACCAAGCGCAGCCTGTCGGCGATCAATGGCGAGATCCGCCGGCTGGCGACTGCAGCGGCCGCCGGCGATTTCAGCCAGCGCGGTGATGAAGCGCGCTTCTCCTACGAGTTTGGTGACATGGTGGCCGGGCTGAACCGGCTGATGCAGACCACCGACGAGAATCTGGTACAGGTCTCGACCCTGCTGCAGGCGATCTCGCGCGGCGACCTGACCGTGCGCATGGAAGGTGACTTCCATGGCGTGTTCGCGCGCATGCGGGACGACTGCAACGCCACCGTCGATCAGCTCAAGCAGATCGTCGGGCGCATCCAGTCCAGTGCATCGAGCATCACTCTGGCCGCAGGCGAGATCGCCGCCGGCAATACCGACCTGTCGCGGCGCACCGAGCAGCAGGCGGCCAACCTGGAAGAGACCGCCGCATCGATGGAGGAGCTGACGTCCACCGTCAAGCAGAACGCCGAGCACGCGCGCCAGGCCAACCACCTGGCCATCGGCGCGCATGGCGTGGCGACGCAGGGCGGCGATGTGGTCGGCCAGGTGGTGACCACCATGTCCGCCATCGAAGCCGCTTCGAAGAAGATCGCCGAGATCATCAGCGTCATCGACGGCATCGCCTTCCAGACCAACATCCTGGCGTTGAACGCCGCAGTGGAAGCCGCGCGTGCCGGCGAGCAGGGCAGAGGCTTTGCGGTGGTGGCCAGCGAAGTGCGCACGCTGGCGCAGCGCTCGGCGGGGGCGGCCAAGGAAATCAAGGGGCTGATCGAGGATTCGGTGGGCAAGGTGGCCGATGGATCGGCACTGGTGCGTCAGGCCGGCACCACCATGGGCGAGATCGTGGCCTCGGTGCAGCGCGTGACCGACATCATGGCCGACATTTCCGCAGCCTCGCAGGAGCAGAGTTCGGGCATTGAGCAGGTCAACCAGGCGGTGGTGCAGATGGACGAGACCACGCAGCAGAATGCAGCGCTGGTGGAAGAAGCCAGTGCCGCCGCACGCTCGATGGCGGAGCAGGCCAACCTGCTGTCCGAGGCCGTGGCCGTGTTCCGTACTGGTGCGGTTGCTGCGGCCACATCGGTTCCGCGCGCGCTTGCCGCAGTGGCCGCCTCGATCGCGCCGGTGCGACGACCGGCGACGCTGTCGCCACGCATCGAGCAGACGTTGGCCGCCAATGCAGGTGGCTGGGAAGAGTTCTAG
- the mutS gene encoding DNA mismatch repair protein MutS, with product MSKDKSAEHTPLMKQFFAAKSDYPDLLLFFRMGDFYELFYDDARKAARLLDITLTQRGSSGGAPIPMAGVPVHAYEGYLARLVALGESVAICEQIGDPALAKGLVERKVVRIVTPGTVTDEALLDERRDTLLMALSRTRQGYGLAWADLAGGRFLVNEVETDDALEAELARLEPAELLVPDEENWPEFLRQRTGVRRRAPWLFDADSGRRQLLAFFKLHDLSGFGIDDKPRATAAAGALLGYVEETQKQRLPHLTSIAMETAGEAIAMNAATRRHLELDTRVDGDTRNTLLGVLDSTVTPMGGRLLRRWLHRPLRLREVLVQRHHAVETLIDRGSDADIREQFRRLGDLERILTRVALRSARPRDFSTLRDGLGLLPAVREVLAPLDSPRLQTLHAALGEHDECAQLLASAIAEMPPLKLSDGGVLADGFDEELDELRRLSTHADQFLVDLEQRERESSGIPTLKVGYNRVHGYYIEISKGQSDRAPVHYTRRQTLTNAERYITEELKAFEDKVLSARDRSLSREKYLYEQLLDTLGSQLEPLKQCAAALSELDVLAAFAERAQALDWARPELQAEPCLKIERGRHPVVEAVREQPFEPNDLDLHPDRRMLVITGPNMGGKSTYMRQNALIVLLAHIGSFVPASRALIGPIDRILTRIGAGDDLARGQSTFMVEMAETSYILHHATAHSLVLMDEIGRGTSTYDGLALADAVARHLAYQNRCYTLFATHYFELTALADEQHEGGRSGIANVHLDAVEHGEALVFMHAVKDGPANRSFGLQVAALAGLPRATVAQARRRLAELEQRGGESHAAELAPQALDAPQQFGLFSAPSSKAQEALAAIDPDELTPKQALEALYRLKALL from the coding sequence ATGTCCAAAGACAAGTCCGCCGAACACACCCCGCTGATGAAGCAGTTCTTCGCAGCCAAGTCCGACTACCCGGACCTGCTGCTGTTCTTCCGCATGGGCGACTTCTACGAGCTGTTCTACGACGATGCACGCAAGGCCGCGCGCCTGCTCGACATCACCCTGACCCAGCGCGGCAGTTCCGGCGGCGCGCCGATCCCGATGGCCGGTGTGCCGGTGCATGCCTACGAAGGCTATCTGGCGCGGCTGGTGGCGCTGGGCGAGTCGGTGGCCATCTGCGAGCAGATCGGCGATCCGGCGCTGGCCAAGGGGCTGGTCGAACGCAAGGTAGTGCGCATCGTCACCCCCGGCACGGTCACCGACGAGGCGCTGCTGGACGAGCGCCGCGACACCCTGCTGATGGCCCTGTCGCGTACCCGCCAGGGCTACGGCCTGGCCTGGGCCGACCTGGCCGGTGGTCGCTTCCTGGTCAACGAAGTGGAGACCGACGACGCGCTGGAAGCCGAACTGGCGCGCCTGGAGCCGGCCGAACTGCTGGTGCCTGACGAAGAGAACTGGCCGGAGTTCCTGCGCCAGCGCACCGGCGTGCGCCGCCGCGCACCGTGGCTGTTCGACGCCGACAGCGGCCGCCGCCAGCTGCTGGCCTTCTTCAAGCTGCATGACCTGAGCGGTTTCGGCATCGACGACAAGCCGCGCGCCACCGCCGCCGCCGGCGCCCTGCTGGGCTATGTGGAGGAAACCCAGAAGCAGCGCCTGCCGCACCTGACCTCGATCGCGATGGAAACCGCCGGCGAGGCGATCGCGATGAACGCCGCTACCCGCCGCCACCTGGAGCTGGATACGCGCGTCGACGGCGATACCCGCAACACCCTGCTGGGCGTGCTCGACAGCACGGTCACGCCGATGGGCGGGCGGCTGCTGCGGCGCTGGCTGCATCGTCCGCTGCGCCTGCGCGAGGTGCTGGTGCAGCGCCATCACGCCGTGGAAACCCTGATCGATCGCGGCAGCGACGCCGACATCCGCGAGCAGTTCCGCCGCCTGGGCGATCTGGAGCGCATCCTCACCCGCGTTGCACTGCGCTCGGCGCGCCCGCGCGACTTCTCCACCCTGCGTGATGGCCTGGGCCTGCTGCCGGCTGTGCGCGAGGTGCTGGCACCGCTGGATTCGCCGCGCCTGCAGACCCTGCACGCCGCGCTGGGCGAGCACGACGAATGCGCGCAGCTGCTGGCGAGCGCGATTGCCGAAATGCCACCGCTGAAGCTGAGCGATGGCGGCGTGCTGGCTGATGGCTTCGACGAAGAACTGGACGAGCTGCGCCGGCTGTCGACCCACGCCGACCAGTTCCTGGTCGACCTGGAACAGCGCGAACGCGAAAGCAGCGGCATTCCCACCCTGAAGGTGGGCTACAACCGCGTGCACGGCTACTACATCGAAATCAGCAAGGGCCAGTCCGACCGCGCGCCGGTGCACTACACCCGCCGGCAGACGTTGACCAATGCCGAGCGCTACATCACCGAAGAACTGAAAGCGTTCGAAGACAAGGTGCTGTCCGCGCGCGACCGTTCGTTGTCGCGCGAGAAGTACCTCTACGAACAACTGCTCGACACCCTGGGCAGCCAGCTGGAACCGCTGAAGCAGTGTGCCGCGGCGCTGAGCGAGCTGGACGTGCTGGCCGCCTTCGCCGAGCGCGCACAGGCGCTGGACTGGGCACGCCCGGAACTGCAGGCCGAGCCCTGCCTGAAGATCGAACGCGGCCGCCACCCGGTGGTCGAGGCGGTGCGCGAACAGCCGTTCGAACCCAACGATCTGGACCTGCATCCAGACCGTCGCATGCTGGTCATCACCGGCCCGAACATGGGCGGTAAATCCACCTACATGCGACAGAACGCGCTGATCGTGCTGCTGGCCCACATCGGCAGCTTCGTGCCGGCCAGCCGCGCGTTGATCGGCCCGATCGACCGCATCCTCACCCGCATCGGTGCCGGCGACGACCTGGCGCGCGGGCAATCCACCTTCATGGTGGAAATGGCCGAAACCAGCTACATCCTGCACCACGCCACCGCGCACTCGCTGGTGCTGATGGACGAGATCGGCCGTGGCACCTCCACCTATGACGGCCTGGCGCTGGCCGACGCGGTGGCCCGCCACCTGGCCTACCAGAACCGCTGCTACACGCTGTTTGCCACCCACTACTTCGAACTGACCGCGCTGGCCGACGAACAGCACGAGGGCGGCCGAAGCGGCATTGCCAACGTGCACCTGGACGCGGTCGAGCATGGCGAGGCGCTGGTGTTCATGCACGCAGTGAAGGACGGCCCGGCCAACCGCAGCTTCGGCCTGCAGGTGGCGGCGCTGGCCGGCCTGCCGCGCGCGACCGTGGCGCAGGCGCGTCGTCGCCTGGCCGAGCTGGAACAGCGTGGCGGCGAAAGCCACGCGGCCGAACTGGCACCGCAGGCACTGGACGCACCGCAGCAGTTTGGCCTGTTCAGCGCGCCGTCCAGCAAGGCGCAGGAAGCGCTGGCGGCGATCGATCCGGACGAGTTGACCCCGAAGCAGGCGCTGGAAGCGCTGTACCGGTTGAAGGCGTTGTTGTAA
- a CDS encoding DUF937 domain-containing protein, protein MNTESLAASLFQQLQQGQGLQQVSQQLGLDSSQTTQAVGSALPLLLGAMGQNASEPQGAQSLLNALQRDHSGGGGFDLGGILGAVMGGGGSGATDGAGILGHVFGGQQPQAAQLLGQKTGLDSGTSGKLLAILAPIVMSFLAQRFAQGGNAGQLSQALGQETQQSGGIGSLLGGVLDQDGDGQFGASDLMKLGAGLLKR, encoded by the coding sequence ATGAACACCGAATCGCTTGCTGCATCCCTCTTCCAGCAGCTGCAGCAGGGCCAAGGCCTGCAGCAGGTGTCCCAGCAACTCGGCCTGGACAGCAGCCAGACCACCCAGGCTGTCGGCAGCGCCCTGCCCCTGCTGCTCGGCGCGATGGGGCAGAACGCCAGTGAGCCACAGGGCGCGCAGTCGCTGCTCAACGCGTTGCAGCGCGACCACAGCGGTGGCGGCGGCTTCGACCTGGGCGGCATCCTGGGCGCGGTGATGGGCGGCGGTGGCAGCGGCGCCACCGATGGCGCCGGCATCCTCGGCCACGTGTTCGGTGGCCAGCAACCGCAGGCGGCACAACTGCTCGGGCAGAAGACCGGCCTCGACAGCGGCACCTCGGGCAAGCTGCTGGCGATCCTCGCCCCCATCGTGATGTCCTTCCTGGCCCAACGCTTCGCCCAGGGCGGCAACGCAGGCCAGCTGAGCCAGGCACTGGGCCAGGAAACGCAACAGTCCGGCGGCATCGGCAGCCTGCTCGGCGGCGTACTGGACCAGGACGGCGACGGCCAGTTCGGAGCCAGCGATCTGATGAAGCTGGGCGCGGGCCTGCTCAAGCGCTGA